Genomic DNA from Deltaproteobacteria bacterium CG2_30_66_27:
TGTTTTCCAAAAAAGAGTTGCCTCGCCGCCTGCTGATTCTCGGGGGCGGGCCGATCGGCGTCGAGATGGCACAGGCGTTCCGGCGACTCGGGTCGTACGTCACCATCATCGAATACGGGGACCAGGTTCTCGGCCCCGAGGATCCGGACATCGCCTTGATCCTGCGGAACCGCCTGGAGGCCGAGGGAGTGAAAGTTCTCACCAATACGAAAGCTCTCAAGGCGGCCACGGAGGGTTCCTCCGTCCTGCTGCGGGTGGGGCCGTCAAAGGGGGAAGGGGAGCCGTGGACGATCGAGGGGGACGTCCTCCTCGTGGCGGCCGGGCGGAAGCCGGATGTGGAGGGGCTTGAGCTTGGCGCGGCGGGCGTCACGTTCTCTTCCCGCGGGGTTCCGGCCGACCGGCGGATGAGGACGAACGTTCCCCACATCTATTCGTGCGGGGACGTGAACGGCGTCTTCCCGTTCACCCACGTGGCCGGGTACGAGGCGGGGATCGCTTTGTCCAACGCGGTGCTCCGGCTGCCGCGGAAAGCGGACTACACGAAGGTCCCATGGTGCACGTACACCGATCCCGAGGTGGCGAGCGTGGGGCTGAACGAGAAGCGGGCGAAAAAGGCGGGGGTGGAGTACCGGACCCTCGAGGCGGCGTTCCGCGATGTGGACCGCGCCCTGGCCGAAGGGGAGACGGAGGGGAAGATCAAGGTGCTCGTCACGCCGTCGGGAAAGCTTCTCGGATGCCAGATCGCAGGGCATCATGCCGGCGAACTGATCCACGAATGGGTCGCCGCGATCAACGGCGGGGTGAAACTCTCCACGCTTGCCGGAGCGATCCACGCCTACCCGACGCTCGCGGAGATCTCGAAGAAGGCCGCGGGGTCGTACTACTCCGAGAAGCTGTTCGGCGACCGGACGAAGAAGATCCTGCGGTTCCTCTTCGACCTGAAGGGGAGGGCGTGCACGCCGGAGGAAGAGGTGTCCGGATGAAATCCAGGAAGATCCTGATCCTCCTCGTATTCGCGGCGGTCGTGGCGGCGTTCTATTTCCTCGGCCTGGGGAAGTACCTGACGCTGGAAAGCCTGAAGGCGAACCAGGCGCGGCTTACGGATCTGCGCGCCGCGCACGCCTTCCTGTTCGCCGCCGTCTTCGTACTGATCTACGTCGTCCAGACCGCGTTCTCCCTCCCGGGGGCGGCCATCCTGTCCCTTGCGGCGGGCGCGATCTTCGGGGTTCTCCAGGGGACGCTGCTCGTGGTGTCGGGCGCCACCGTCGGAGCCATCCTCGCTTTCCTGGTCAGCCGGACGCTGCTGCGGGACTGGGTGGTGAGGAAGTTCGGCGGGCGGATGGAGGGGATCGACCGGGGGTTGCGGGAAAACGGCCTCTCCTACCTCCTCTTTCTGCGGCTGGTCCCGGCGTTCCCGTTCTTTCTCGTCAACCTCGCGTGCGGCGTTACGGGATTGCCGCTTCGGACGTACGCCCTGGGCACGCTGTTCGGGATTCTGCCGGGGAGCCTGGTCTTCGTGAACGCGGGGGCAAGCCTTGCGGCCATCGAAACCGTGCGCCAGGTCGCCAGCCCGCGCGTGCTCGGTTCGTTCGCGCTGCTGGGGCTGTTCGCCCTTCTGCCCACGATCATCAACGCTGTGAAGAAGCGTCGGGGGGGAAAGACCCTCCCCCTGGACAGGAGATTGAAATGATGCGGGCATCCCCGGAGCGGACGGGACGGAACATGTGGACGGGAATCGGCTTGCCGCTCTTTCTTTCGGCAATGATCTTTGCCCTCGGCGTTGTCCCAGCGACCGCCGCACCGAAGGCGGAACCGTGGCCGTTCTGGGCGGCGAACGATCCCGGAAGCCGGACGTCCGTCGATCATGTTCCATGGGACCGGTTCCTGAAAAAGTACGTCGTGACGAATAACCCTTCCGGCATCAACCGGGTCCAGTACGCCTCCGTGACGCCGGAGGACCGGAAGGCGCTGGACGCCTATGTCCGGCGTCTCCAGCAGGCGGCAGTGACACGGTTGAACCGGGACGAGCAGAAGTCGTACTGGATCAACCTTTACAACGCCCTGACGGTGAAGGTCGTCCTGGACCATTACCCCGTGAAGAGCATCCGGGACATCAACATCTCTCCCGGTATTTTCAGCCGCGGCCCCTGGGGGGCGAAGCTGGTGACGATCCAGGGGGAGAAGGTGAGCCTCAACGACATCGAGCACCGGATCCTGCGCCCCTTGTGGAAGGACAACCGCGTTCATTACGCCGTGAACTGCGCGAGCCTCGGGTGCCCCAACCTCCAGCCGAAAGCGTACACGCGGGAGAACACGGAAACGCTCCTGGAGAAGGGGGCCAGGGAGTATGTGAACCACCCGAGGGGTGCACGGCTGGAAGGGGACCGCCTCTTCCTTTCGAGCATCTACGACTGGTTCCGGCCGGATTTCGGGGGCTCGGAGGAATCGGTGGTGCGTCATCTGCGGAAGTACGCCGAACCCGGGTTCGCGGAGAAATTGAAAGGCTTCAAGGGGAAAATATCGTACGACTACGACTGGCGGATCAACAAGCCGTAAATTCCCGGGTCGGGAGGCACAGAAACCGTTGGACGCTCATTGGGTGAACTGGGGGATTCTCATCGTCTTCGGAGTCGCGATGTACGCCATCTCCCCGCGGGCGCGGGGGAAGGACCCGGTGGAACAGTTCTTCGGTGGAAAGGACGAAGCCGGAAGGGAGACCAGCGGCTTCTTCCTCACGTCGAGCGTTCTCATCTCCTGGATCTTCGCCAAATCGGTCCAGAACGCGGCCGACCTCGGGCAGAAGTTCGGGATGCCGGGGGGCGCGGCGTACGCCGCCTACTGGCTCTCCTTCCTCGTCGCCGGGGTGGTGCTCTACCGTCTTCGGAGAAAGGGATTCCGGAGCATCCACCATTACCTGCGAACCCGATTCGGGAAAAGCGCCATCTGGATCTTCTCGCTGATTCTCCTCTTCCGCCTCTGGAACGAGATCTGGAGCAACACGATCGTCATGGCGCAATATTTCGGTCCAAGGGAGAGCACGGCGTACTACGTCGCCTCCTGGGGCGTCACGGCGCTGGTGCTCGCCTACGTCATGAAGGGGGGGTTGCGCAGCAGCATCGTGACGGATACCGTGCAGATGGTCCTGGCCGCCGTCATCCTCTTCCTCATCCTTGCGTACATTTTCCCCGCGGGGCATCCGAAGGCGATGGTCCTCAGCGGGTCCTGGACCCTCTCCGGGGGGGTGGACCTGATCCTCGTGGCCCTGCTCCAGGTCTTCTCTTACCCCTTCCACGACCCCGTGATGACCGACCGGGCCTTCATCACCGAGCCGCGGAAAATGCTCCGTTCGTTCACCGTGGCGGGAATCCTCGGAGTCCTCTTCATCCTCCTGTTCAGCTTCGTCGGGATCTACAACCGGGTGGAGGGAGTCGGGGGAAATTCCACGATCGGCACGGCGGCGGCCTTCGGCCTGCCGCTCCTGTTCTTCATGAACCTGATGATGCTGACCAGCGGGTGCTCCACGATCGACTCCACCTTCAGCTCCATCGGGAAGCTGGTCTCCTTCGAAGTGCTTCCGGGGTGGAAGGTCGACAAGGTCGTGTTGGCCCGTGCGGCGATGGTGCTTCTCGGTCTGCTCGGGAACCTGATGCTCTACGCGAAGCCCGCCATTCTCTCCGCCACGACCGTGAGCGGCACGATGGTCATCGGGCTCACCCCCGTGTTCCTGCTGTCGGGATGGCGAAGGGCGGGGGCGGCCTCCTACCACGCCAGCGTTTTGTTGGGCCTCCTGTTCGGGCTGGGGCTGAGCCTGAAATGGTTCCATGGCGCCATCGGATCGGGGAAGTACGGTAACCTTCTATGGGTGAACCTCGTCGGCATCTCTCTCTGCTTCGCGGTCTACCTGGCGGGCGCCTG
This window encodes:
- a CDS encoding mercuric reductase gives rise to the protein MAAYDYDLGILGGGAAGLTAAAGSAQFGAKTILVEKAKKLGGDCLHFGCVPSKTLIRSAGVWSLARRAKEFGLPEVALPPVSLAAVMARVRSVIDTIQEHDSPERFCKLGAAVRFGEPRFVDDHTVSVDGDRLTARAWIIATGSGPALPPIEGIADVPYWTNETVFSKKELPRRLLILGGGPIGVEMAQAFRRLGSYVTIIEYGDQVLGPEDPDIALILRNRLEAEGVKVLTNTKALKAATEGSSVLLRVGPSKGEGEPWTIEGDVLLVAAGRKPDVEGLELGAAGVTFSSRGVPADRRMRTNVPHIYSCGDVNGVFPFTHVAGYEAGIALSNAVLRLPRKADYTKVPWCTYTDPEVASVGLNEKRAKKAGVEYRTLEAAFRDVDRALAEGETEGKIKVLVTPSGKLLGCQIAGHHAGELIHEWVAAINGGVKLSTLAGAIHAYPTLAEISKKAAGSYYSEKLFGDRTKKILRFLFDLKGRACTPEEEVSG
- a CDS encoding TVP38/TMEM64 family protein, with product MKSRKILILLVFAAVVAAFYFLGLGKYLTLESLKANQARLTDLRAAHAFLFAAVFVLIYVVQTAFSLPGAAILSLAAGAIFGVLQGTLLVVSGATVGAILAFLVSRTLLRDWVVRKFGGRMEGIDRGLRENGLSYLLFLRLVPAFPFFLVNLACGVTGLPLRTYALGTLFGILPGSLVFVNAGASLAAIETVRQVASPRVLGSFALLGLFALLPTIINAVKKRRGGKTLPLDRRLK